The nucleotide sequence TAACATGGTATTGGCGAGAAGTCCTGGGTTCAACCCCCTCTCCACAATTTGCATTTCCCAAATTTAGTTTGTCTCTCCATAATTTGCATTTACCAAATTTAGTCCGTCTCTCTTTGTGAGGGTATAAAGCCTAAGGAAGCATGATATACATCGTTGGACTTAAATCCTATAAGCTTaggcttttagaaaaattgttaGTTTAACAACAATCACGAGTCGTTATTCTTGGAATGCATGCAagcatttttgttgtttgtaaCCCCTTCATCTATACCCACACTTAAATCAAACATGGTGACTCAAGCCAATTATTCattaacttttaagttttaatctTAGTAAGCTTGATATCGTTATTTATCCAACAACTTAAGCTTATGGTCAACTAGTAGCTTTTAATAGGTATCTTGGCATCTGAGAAATCTTGAATTTGAATCTCATTACTGTGCATTTACTCAGCCTTGTGTCAGTGTAAAAAAGACTACAATGATAAGTTAATAGATCATTCTATGATAGGGAAACTGCTATTCATACCATATAAAAAAGTGATAGCCAACAAAAAAACTGatatatgagaaaaatgatCTTATATGTTTATACTTCTAATAAAGTTTTACTTATTAATTATGCttagattatattttttttatacttaatttgattttatttctctATATCTAAATCTCATCttttagcatttttattttacaatttacATTTTGCTCTACACAATAATggctcaaatttaaaattaggtGTGATATCCATTCAATAACTTagcatttttcaaatttaattcatatttctCATCTATTACCTAGCTAATAACTTACTTTTTGGTAATGAAGACGAAGAATCAAATGGCTTGACACATGTGAATGCATGTGAACTAAGGGcgtaagtaaaaaaaaaaaaaaaaaaaaaccgacaAACCAATCCAAACAAACCAAAATTGATCATATTggttcaatttttaataataaaagatcGATTcagtttgagaattttgaaaatcgaCCTTATTGGtttagttttcaattttcatgtcTCTTAACCgataaaaatcaaaccaaaccaatattttaaaacttatatataattgtttgatatttaacaagtttttttatattggatTCTATTAAAATGattcattgtttttatattatggtcaaattaattctaaatgtactcaatatatttttaacattaaatccAAAttggtttcaatttattttaaaagcaaattatacTTAAGGCctaaatataaactcaaattaatgggttttaggctaaaaaaaaacataaatatataattgggCTAAGGACTAAAGAAGGTCATTAAGTTGGGTCTAAATCAATCCACAAAAACCGAACCAAACCGACCTTAAAAGGCTtggtttgatttggtttttcactTCAAATTTGGTTAGCTCCGTTTCTATCATATATAAAACCAACTATATCAATTTGATTCACttttttactcaaaaattgatcaaagCGACCCTATTTACACCCTTTAATATGAACAATGTCTATATTTATGACTAATGAGCGAGTAGAAGTGCACCTCAAACAAAAGCAACTCTTCTCGTAGTTGAAGTGCAGGGCTTTGCATCTTTTCACTAGcttgactttttcttttttggctaACCATATGTAGTATGGAGTTCCCTTCATTATCAGTAGCTGATAATAGCCTTCTTGCAAGCACTTCAAACTTTATCACCATATCAAAAATATCAATATGACGGTAGAGGATTGCCACATGTAATATGTTCATTCCCTCCTTATTAGTATGCTCGAGTGCCTGAGGTCGGAAGTTGAGTACTGCTTTGACAATTTGTTTAATATCTGACATTGTTGCCAAAAATAATGGACTTTCATCGCTCTTCTTGTATTTTCTAGTTGAACTTTCTTGGGAGTTTTGTCCTTCCATTATTTGGGATGATTTGGAGGAATGTTCTTTTATTTCGGGCTCCTTCTTACCCTCACTTAGGCTTATTGCTTGAGAATTAATACTAGCATCCCATGAAGTATCTTTTTTTACCAAAAGAGTGACAAGTTCTTCAAGTGAATATCTGTTTTAGTGATGTAAGACATTGAGGATTACTTATACTGAACATTATTTGATAGAAAGTGGTTTTATGATatggataatattttataaatctaaaattgaACTACTAAAATATTAAGCATATAAATACTAAATTTACAAGTAAACAATCTAATATCATATGAAACATGGAAACAAGCTAGTACTAAATATGCTTAATTTACCGAAATACTAAAATTTGTTGTAATTAAATAATCGAGTATTTTATGACATTAAAGTCTAATGTATAGTTTATTCTAAATATGAATCTAAACATGTTTGTGcacattttcattaatattatacCAATAGAATACTGCAACAACAACTTTCAATTAGTGGGTTAAGATCCATAAAGAagacttttccttttttatttttaattttttctaacaaCCTTTTAGAAGTTATTAAAAATTGgtccaataaaaaatattcacatggaaaaaaatgattacttttttttttgtatattgacTTTGTATTAATGTCTCATTTTTTGTaacttattttcattcttttatataattttatcatatatatcaaCAACTCATATTATGAGTTAGGCATAAGGTACCTATTCTCTATCTTCAAATTTTAACTAGTAGATTGATAACAATCAATCTAAAACCTAATTCTATATCTattctttcttaaaattttatcatttagtTGTATCTACGTCTAATTCCTTTTCataattaagtaattttttttgttcaataatttaaattcatttatacaCATCAATGATTCAAGTTCAATGTTTGATATGATGATAAATTAAGACTctagaattttccttttatgaATCTTGAAGTCGAAGAACAGTTAAAGCATTTTTGGGCCTAGTATTACATTTGGGTTGAACAATGAGCGTTAAAGCCATTGTGGGCCCAGTATATAGTAGACTTGGGTTGAACATCAAGCCTATGGAATGGTCTAAATATATGCTAAATTAGGAATTTTTGTATGTTTGATAAAGAATTCATGTCTTTGTATATTCGAGAAGCAATTTGCAAAAcctcttaataattttcaattacaaaCTATAATGAGAAGTAGTCGAAGTttgttttttctcctttaactaattatattttaaatttcttatgcaAGAGCTTTCAAAAGTACTAaccatcaaaataaattaaatatccaaGGTATGTATCAAAACTTTCCATATCTCACCTTTCATCTCTTATCATGCTTCTTCTTGGGTTCAATAGTAGCTTATCTGAAATAGAACTTTGTTTGTGAGATGTTTATGCCATAATTcgtaaggaaaaaaatagtaaaaatatgtaacaaaaaagaaataaatagttaatgaacatatatatatagactaaGAAACAAAATCcatgagaaaaaatatatgtttagttagagaaaaattgagaagaaaacaaTTATATCCATCAAAGCCCCCATTTCACAATACAAATCTTTAGGGACATGGAATACGATTTACTCAATTCCATTTTACTACATATCCAACTTACATCGTGGGTCCTATTAAACATTACTGTTATGTGTTAAAGCAATTAAAATGAGTCCAATCGAGAACAAATATGTTTAGTTAGAGAAAAATTGGGAAGAAAACAATTATATCCATCAAAGCCCCCATTTCACAACACAAGTCTTTAGGGACATGGAATATGACTTAATCAATTCCATTCTACTACATATGTAGCTTACATCATGGGTCCTATTAAACATTACTGCTATGTGTTAAAGCAATTAAAATGGGTCCAATTGAGTTAGATAGACTTGAAATCTTGAATGTacatcatatattattttatatgtttctcctatttttttccACATCGATATATGTACAAGTCAATTTGTGATTCTAGTAAAATTTAGTTTGGAACATTATCAAAATTAGGAATTTCTTTGAAGTCAAAACCATATAAGTCAATTAAATTGAGTGATAAATTAACCTAtagacttttaaaaatatataaaacaaaaattaagtgtCAAAATCAAAGAGTTTTGAATATCACATGAATGAAGCAATCCATTGATGCAGTTGATGATGAAAGAAGCAATCTATGCTTGCACTAGCCTAAAGTGGATTGGTTgatataaaaaacattaaagaagAGTACAAGTGTTAGAGTAAGTCCCTCGAACAAAGTTGCATCTAATCTAAGTAGataattcattaaattttctATGCAATAGACTAGATCCATGGTTTTACTTCAATGAAAAAGCTTGGAGAGTATGTGTGTgtctatatacatatatcacCTAACACTTTTTGTACTCTTTTTGTtcattgaatatttaaattaaaattaatttttgtaactATCAATTCACCTCTCTCTAAGTAGTTATATGCAATCTAACACATTTGTTCGTATGTTTGTTTTATAAAGCAatgtaaattaattacaaaaaaaatgcaCTGCATTTTATAAGATTGTTAGCTAGTTAACTCAACtctaaactaattttttcaaaaagagaaaatacatAAAAGCATATCTAGCATTCCAAAACGACATTAACCACATACCcaatttcaacaaaattttgacttttaaataaaaatgctaAGAAGAATAATTGAGTAAATGAAGAatagatgatgatgataaaggaGTTGAAGGTACTATACATAATAAGATGAGAGACCCCAAAAATACTTCTCCCATGGATCCTCGTCTCGCTTCAATTTTTGATTTGCTGAGTTGTTCTATGAAACCTCGTCTTATTTGTCTTTTCCCCCTTCGAAATGCTGTTGGATTGCATGCGAGATATTGAAGAGCAGTGATTGAGGATTGATCCCTTTCTTCGATTAAGAATGGGTAGCGCTTGGTGATGAACAAGGCTAAATCTGTTTCATATCAATTTTACAGAGATAAAACGAGAAACAAGAGTATTAAATTAGTagtctaatatatatatatatatatatatatatatataaaagcttGAGCTTTTAAGTGGCTTGCTATTTTTGTCATAGAATACACTTTTGGGTATAGAATGggataatagatttttttttttttttggtcctaCGTTCAGGTGTATTGTAGAAATAGAAATGGAGCAGGAGCACTTGGAGACGAATTAAAAGCAGAGTAAGTAACTCACGAAAACACTCAGTGGCGATGGAAATATGAAGAACTGTTGTTCCATCATTCCTCTGCAAATGAGCTTTACAATCTTCTGGATTTTGTTGCTCTAGTCCCATTTTCCAAGCCAGAAAGTCGAACATTGAAGTTTGACCATAGCGGGCTGCACAAAAAATAGGCTTCTCTCCCAAGTTGTTGCACGCAATTAGCAAG is from Vitis riparia cultivar Riparia Gloire de Montpellier isolate 1030 chromosome 10, EGFV_Vit.rip_1.0, whole genome shotgun sequence and encodes:
- the LOC117924082 gene encoding uncharacterized protein LOC117924082 isoform X2, which gives rise to MLPKDLNRPLADIKNNDGNTILHEAATSHGMIDVTEELLRRDAGLLIACNNLGEKPIFCAARYGQTSMFDFLAWKMGLEQQNPEDCKAHLQRNDGTTVLHISIATECFHLALFITKRYPFLIEERDQSSITALQYLACNPTAFRRGKRQIRRGFIEQLSKSKIEARRGSMGEVFLGSLILLYKLLLNPRRSMIRDERYSLEELVTLLVKKDTSWDASINSQAISLSEGKKEPEIKEHSSKSSQIMEGQNSQESSTRKYKKSDESPLFLATMSDIKQIVKAVLNFRPQALEHTNKEGMNILHVAILYRHIDIFDMVIKFEVLARRLLSATDNEGNSILHMVSQKRKSQASEKMQSPALQLREELLLFEKVKSACKMHFSNPLNKDQQTAEELFAAKNEKLHQEAKEWLMRTTENCTILSVFIATVAFAAAYTVPGGPDQSTGIPILNSKPFFVVFILADVISLTMALMSVGIFLSILTSSFPLEDFKRYLFKKLIQGIICLVLSVSMMAVAFGATIVLMMTHSPKNVVWDVVAFLPVPIFFLSYSPLRSVVLGPCREWFGSFVQNFLIVVAILVVTFLLVLFFLLFGAFDGLRWTFKKVCELICKPVHWISGKKSEPKSDTQSPQPTTQV